DNA from Acetobacter aceti NBRC 14818:
GCGGGTGCCCTCGACATTCGCCGCCATCATCGGGGCCGGATCAGGCACCCACAAACGGTAGTCCGCCGCGACATGAAAGACGTAACGACAGCCTTCGACCGCCTTCGCAAAACTGGCAGGGTTGGAAAGATCGCCTTCCACCAGTTCGGCTGGCATGTCAGCGATATTGCGCCGATCGCTACCGGCACGGACCATCAGGCGCAGGGCATGACCACGAGCCAGAAGCACGCGGGCCACAGCAGAGCCCACGAAGCCGGTAGCTCCTGTCACAAGAGTTGGCGCGGTCATGGAATCCCTTTCCCCTCAGGCATTATGGTCAAAACATGTCATTCTGCTTTATCCTGAGGAAGATGGTTTAGACCAGAGGGACACGATAAAAGCCTGCAGCCCTGTTACACTGGCGCATTCCGACCGGGTAGTGTAAGGACTTCGCCCTGTTTTGGAGAAGGGTCGCACATCCTGTGTCGGACCTCCTATTTCGATCTTTTCCGGACAGATTCGCCTCGCGTCCGGCCGAAGCCATGAGCGACAACCGACGGATGGTCTGATACTCTTGAAAAAACTTACCATCCTTCTCACCCTCCTCGGGCTTGCCGCGATTACAGCTGCAATGGCGTGGAACGGCTTTGACTCCGTCGTGGCGGCTGTCTCACGGATCGGCCTTGTCGGTTTTCTCCTGACGATCCTGGCGCAGCTCGCCGTGGACGCCGTTCTCGGCTGCGCCTGGTATGCGGCGTTTCCTTCCATGACCTACAGGCATCTGATGGTCGCCCGCATGATCAGGGACGCCGCCTCGACCTGCCTTCCCTTTTCCCAGCTGGGCGGCATCGTGCTCGGTATCCGCGCCACCAGCCGTCACCACGCCGTGGAAACCTCCTCCATCGAATGGCCGGAAGCCGCGTGCGCCAATGTGGTCGACATCACGACAGAGGTGCTGGGGCAGATTGTCTTCATCCTGCTGGCCGTCACGCTTCTGGCCGTCGGCAGCGCGTCCAATCCGCTGGTCAAGCCCGTCATCATCGGCGCTCTTCTGCTCACTGCGGGCGCTACCGGTTTCATCTGGACGCAGCAACGCGGTGGAACAGCCGTGAAACGCACGGTGCGCCTGCTCGGCAAACACATTGCCGGACAATGGCAGACGACGGTCATGGACGGCGCGGGAACCTTGCAGGACTGGATGGAGAGGGCCTGGTCACACCCTGGCCGCATCTCCGCTTCCGCCGCCATTCATCTGGTCGGGTGGATCTGCAGCGCGGGCGTGCTCTGGCTGACCGTTTACCTGATGGGGGCCTCGCTGAGTTTTCCTGATGCCATCGCCATTGAAGGCGTCACCTGCGGCCTGATGTCGGCCTCCTTCTTGGTCCCCGCCGCCCTTGGCGTGCAGGAAGGCGCTTATATGACGCTGGGCCATGCTTTCGGGCTGGACGCCTCCCTCTGCCTCGCCTTGTCCCTGCTGCGTCGTGGTCGGGAAATCAGCATTGGCATCCCCATGCTGGTATGGTGGCAGTATTCGGAAATGCGGGCCCTCAAAGCCCGCACAGCGAAAACGGAAGCACGGCCTCTTCCGGACCGGATGCCCGACGCCCTGACAGACACGACGGAAGGATGATGCCTGTGACCGATTCTTCCGACGCGCCCACTCCCCTGTTCGACACGCTGGTCGTCATCGGCCCGGGTCTTATCGGAGCCTCCGTGCTGCATCGCGCACGACGCGACAGGACAATTGCGCGGCGTCTCATAGCCGTGGACATCAATCCGGCGTTTCGTGAGCGTGTGCGCGAACTTGGCATTGCCGATGAGGTCACAGGCGATGCGGCTGCTGCCGTCGCCGACGCTGACTGCGTGATGCTCTGCGTGCCGGTCGGCGCAATGGGCGAAGTCGCCGCCACCGTCATCCCGGCCATGAAGCCCGGTGCGATTCTGACGGATACCGGCTCGACCAAGGTAGCTGTGATCGAGGCCATCCGCCCCTTTTTGCGCCCGGACGTCCCCTATGTTCCGGCGCATCCAATGGCGGGCACGGAATATTCCGGCCCGGATGCCGGGTTCGCTACGCTCTTCGATAATCGCTGGTGCCTGCTGACCCCGCTGCCGGACAACGCGCCAGACAGTGTCGAAGCCATCACGACACTCTGGCAGCTCTGCGGCGCCCGCACACGGGATATGACGCCGGAACACCACGATAGGGTGTGCGCCATCGTCAGCCATCTCCCCCATCTGCTGGCCTTCACCATCTGCGGCACGGCTGACGATCTGGCTGATGAAACCCGCTCCGAAGTGCTGGAATTTGCAGCCAGCGGCTTCCGGGATTTCACGCGAATCGCGGCATCTGATCCCATCATGTGGCGGGACATCTTTCTGTCCAATCGTGAAGCCATTCTTGAGATGCTTTCACGGTTTCTGGAGGATGCTCAGGCGATGGCCCGTGCGATCCGCTGGGGCGATTCCGATTATATCGTGGACCGTATTGAGCGCGGACGCAGCATCCGACGCAGTCTGCTGGAAAACCGTCAGGCCTGAACGCCACCATTGCCCCGTGTAGCCACAGGCGCGGTCTCTAGATGTCGCCGACTGAGCCGGGTTGTCTTCGACAAGATAATCCGTTTGAGGTCTGACCATTTGTCCGGGGCGATGCGCCGCGCCAACACGCACAGTAGAGCCGCACAGATAATCGGCGTGGGACCGACATGCGTCAGTTCGGCAAACAGCCTTGCCCCCAGCAGATAGATGTAAGCCAAAAAGAGAACGAATTTCTCGCCTGACCACCAACCAGTCCGCTGTGCCTGCAACAGCAGCCATCCCATCGGAAACGCCAGACAGGCCAGATCATAATCCAGCAGGAACGGCGAACAGAACGGCATCGCGGCGATCATCACCGCCACCTGTCCGGATGCGACCGCCCTCTCGCCAAGCTCGGCCACACGCCTGCGCAAATGTGCCGCAAGCCATCCAGCGAGGCTTAAAGCCGATACCGCCGCCGTTATCTGCGCGCCATAAGCCAGCCATGCAGGCGCATGCAGCAGATGCGCGGCGGCAAAGACACTCTGCATTTTCCATGACTGGACATAGCCGTGCGAGAACGCCCCCTGAGCCTCATGGCTCATGCGCAGAAAGCCATTCCAGCCGGAAGCGCCAAAAGCGAGCCATGACGCCGCAATCAGGCCCAGACCGGAGCATATTCCGCCGGCAACAGCACGCCATCGTCGGGCGCAAAGCAGAACCACTGGTGCCGCCACCAGCAATTGCGGCTTGATCACCAGCCCACCAAGGCACAGGCCCGCCACGAATGGATGTTCCGCCAGCAACACCATGGCCCAGCCGAACAGAGAACCGGTGAGAAGACCGTTCTGCCCGTTCGCCACACCGATCACCAATCCCGGAAAGGCCAGAATCGGCAGAAGCGCCCAGCGTTGTGGCAGCAGCCAACGCAGAGCGCGCACGAAGAGAGTGCCTGTAAGGATCAGAAACAGCGCGACCGAGAGGCGATAGGGCACCAGCGCGAGCGGCACGCAGACCAGCAGAAATGTCGGAGGGTAGTAGAACGCAAAGTTGCCGAAGGAGAGACCGGGAAAAGCGGAAAGCTCGACCAGATGGTGCTTCGCGCTGTCATACACCTCGGCCACATGCCCCTGCAGCACCTGCCGGGAAGCGGCCCAGAAACTGACGAAATCAGCGCAGATCGGTTGCCCCTCGAAATCGGTGCCCCAATGTGAAACCACGATAATGGAAAGAAACAGGCCCCATCCGTAAACACCGAGGATGCGACAATAAGCCAGCGCCCGCCCGCGATTCAGCCAGTCAGCCTGTAGAAGGGCTCGCCCGAGCGCCGCTTTCAGTCTCTTTGGCCGCCTGTCCATACCCTGCCTGATGTGATGATATTTTCCGGCACCATCAGACAGAAAGGTTAACGAATTACTGCTTCATTCAGACGGCATGACATCGGGTGATGATTTTTAATCTTGTCATCACATCAAACGACCATGCGGATACGTCCATGTGACACGCAGACAATGCAGACATATGATGCAGCACTCACAAGGCAGAACACGGCCTCTATTCAACATGAAGAGGTCAAGGAGTTCCGGATCATGACTGTCGCCGCCCTGAATCTTGATTTTGCCGCTCTGGCGGCCAAGCCGATCGAGCAAGCTCCTTTTCCGCATGTGGCCGTCGAGCATTTCATCCCGCAGGATGAACTGGCCGTTCTCCAGACATCCCTGCCGCAGATCACTTCCGGGGGCTCCTTTCCGCCCGAGGCGCTGGCGTTAACGCCACTCATGCAGAATCTCATCACGCAGCTTGAAGGTCCGAAACTGCGAGAGATCATTGCCCGGAAGTTCGATCTCAATCTCGACGACGCGCCCACCATGCTGACCATCCGTGGGCGCACACGAGAGAAGGACGGTCGTATTCACTGCGATTCCACTGCCAAACGTGTGACGATCCTTCTCTATCTCAACCCGCCATCAGCCGCATTCGGACGTCAGGAAGGCTGCCTGCGCCTGTTGAACGGCCCTGATGACGTTGAGAATTTTGCTGTGGAAGTGCCGCCAGTGAACGGCACGTTACTCGTCTTCCCCAATGGTCCGACGACCTGGCACGGTCACCGGCAATATGTCGGTCCACGTTACACGATTCAGCTCAATTACATGGAAACCGGCGTGAAGGCCCGCTCCGAACTCCGGCGTCACAAACTGTCAGCACTGGCGAAAAAGCTTACATTTGCTGCCTGATGGTCGCGAGCAGGAACCACAGGTTAGATATCCGTGATTATTAGGCGGGCGTGACCTACGCCCCAAACATTTTGATCCCAGCCTGTAAATCACAAGGCGGGAAGCTGAGAACACGTCTGGGTTTTATTACAGACGTATAAGGCTACAGCAGACACCCCGCACCGACCATGCATTGGAGCTGAGAGACCTGCAAATTGTAAGGAAAATGGTGGAAGGAGTTGGATTCGAACCAACGTAGGCGTACGCCAGCGGATTTACAGTCCGCCCCCTTTAGCCACTCGGGCACCCTTCCGTTGGGCCGAGGAATTAAGGGTGTTCACGCTGCCTGTCAACCGGTTTGGCAGTTTCTCTTTCATTCCGGCTGTCAGACCTGATGACGACGACATGCAACCCGTCGTATAGCAGCGCCATGCGCACACCTCGACAGTCCTCCCCTCACTCCTCCCGACAGGCTCAGCCCGATTCCCGTGATCAGGGAGAAGCCCGTCGCGGCGGCCCGCGTCATCACGGCAGAAACCGGCAAAAGCCGGGTGGCCCTTACTGGATCGCAGGCGTGCACGCCTGTCAGGCCGCTCTGGAGAATCCGCACCGCACAGTTCAGCGCGTCCTTCTCTCTGCCGAGGCACAGGACGATTTCACGAAACGTCTGTCAGTCCCCCTGCCCTCCTATGTCGAGCGTGGCGACAAGGCCCGTTTCACAGCACTCCTCGGCGCTGAAGCCGTGCATCAGGGCGTCGCCGTGCTGGTGGAACCGCTTGAGGCTGTGGCCATTGAGGATGCGCTGGAACGTCCGGGCCCGGTCCTCGTGCTCGATCAGGTCACCGATCCTCGCAATGTCGGTGCGATTCTCCGCTCAGCGGCTGCATTCGGCGCATCCTGTGTGGTGATGCAGGATCGGAACGCTCCGGAAGAAGGCGCGGCTCTGGCCAAGGCGGCTTCGGGCGCTCTGGAGGTTGTGCCTTTGGTACGTGTGGTGAATCTGTCGCGCTGTCTGGAAACCCTGAAACAGAACGACTGCTGGGTTGTCGGCCTTGATGCTGGCGGTGGACGGCTTGAGGGCAGCAGCCTGAAAGGTCGCCGTGCCGCTCTGGTTCTCGGCTCGGAAGGCGATGGTTTGCGTCGTCTCACGCGCGAAAACTGCGACGAAATTGCGGGCCTCTACATGCCGGGCACAATGGAAAGCCTCAACGTCTCTGTGGCGGCGGCAATCGGGCTATATGAGCTGGTGAGAGCGGCTTAAGGGAGCGGCTAGACTTTTACGGGGCTTTGCCCCGGCTTCCACAAAAGGACTGCGTCCCTTTGATCCTGACTTGTTTGTTAAAGCGTTACAACTGAGGGTCTGAGCTCTACAGACGGATCAGCGCCACTGCATAAATCACCAGCACCATTGCCAGTGTAAAGCCGACAAGACTGATGACTCGTCCACGCTGGCGACGGAGCAGTTCAGTCTGTTCGGCTTCAGTCAGATCGGTCGGCACGGTCATCACGACATCCACCATGTCAAAGCGTGGTCTGCCAGCAGGCCACAGAACAGCAGAAACAGATAGGCCAGCGAGAAACGGAACGAGATCCGTGCGGCCTTGTCACCATTCAGGCTGACACCATTGGCATCCTGCTTCTCCAGCAGCACACGAACAGCGCAGGCAATAAACCCGAGGCCAAGCGCCAGCGCGGTCATCGTATACAGCATCCCGCTCAGATGCATGAAGGATGGCACCAGCGACACCGCCAGCAGAATGATCGTGTAGGCCAGAATGTTCCAGCGCGTGTGACGGGCTCCCTTCACCACCGGCAGCATGGGAATCCCCGCCCGCCCGTAATCCTTGCAGGCATACAGCGAGAGCGACCAGAAATGCGGGGGCGTCCACAGGAACACGATGGAGAACATCACCACCGGCATCACATCCATCGAGCCGGTCGCCGCAGCCCAGCCGATCATCGGTGGGAAAGCACCCGCGGCCCCACCAATAACGATATTCTGCGGCGTCGAACGCTTCAGCCACATCGTATAGATTACGGCATAGAAGAAAATGGAGAACGCCAGAATCCCGGCCGCCAGCGTATTTGTCGCCAGCCACATCAGGATCACCGAGAAAACCGATAGCCCCAAACCATAGGCCAGCGTCTCGTCAGCCGGGATGCGGCCACCCGGAATCGGGCGCGTCGCTGTCCGCTGCATGATGATGTCGATGTCGCGGTCATACCACATGTTGATGGCACCCGCCGCACCGGAAGCGAGACAGATGCACAGGATACTGATCGCCGCCATCAACGGATTCATGTGTCCGGGAGCCATGTAAAGACCGGCAGCGCCCGTAAACACCACGAGTGAAATCACCCGCGGCTTGAGAAGCTGAACCCAGTCCTTCGCGTTCGTGCCGACCCTTGCTGCGTCAAACCGAACGCGAGCGGGGCGGACTTCCGCCGTTGCGCCGCTCATCGGCGAATCTCCTGCATGGCGACATTTCCGGAAGCAGCTTTTTTGCCTGCGCTCAGCACGTTCAGCAGCACAAAAGCCAGAACACCGAGTGAGACGGCCATTGCCGCACCACCAAGAGCCTGCCCCAGACCGGTATTGCTGTCAGAAGCCAGCACGCCAAAGAACATGAGTCCAAACTGCGCTCTGGCGGAATTCCGGGAGTAATGCCCGTTCGTCACGTCATTCAGCCAGGCGTAAAACCCGCCGAACAGAACAAACACAGCGCCATTCAGAACCGCCGTATGCACACCTGAGCCCATCCAGCCAGCAGCCAGAAGCACAAAAAAGCCGGAGACCCACAGCACCGGCACATCGATGGCTACACGCACCGTAACAGCCTGACGCCACAGAGCGCGAATCCAGATTCCGGCAAATGCGACTGCTGCAACGGCAGCCAGAATCGTCCCTACTTTCTGCACACAAGCTGGATCTGCATGCACAAACGCCATGCGATCCCACAGCGCAGGACCGCCGATTGCGACCGTAGCAATAACGGCCACGGCACCTGCCTTCAGCTTCTGCCCCACTGGCGCAATGCCATCGAACACTCTGGCAGCCAGACCAAACGCTGAAACCAACACAATCAGGGTCGCAGGCATTTCAAAGTGAGGCATGACGTCAGAGGCACCGAGAAGCTCGCGGGTCGCTCCTGCGGCCAGGACCGGCGCAACAAGCAGAAGCCCAATAGTGGCGCAAAGCTGTGTCCAGACAAAAAGGGAGAAAGGCATCAGCCCACTCACCCTCTCCTGTCCACGAGGAGCGACAATGCCCGCTCCAGCCCGTGAATCACAGATGATCGCCAGAGTGGAGGCGGACATGAGAATAGCGCCGACACTCCACAAGCCCATGCCGAACAGGTCACCCTGTGAAACACTGCTCAGAAACATCAGAAGCGCCAGCAGCATGACGGTGAGAGCACCGCTATCAAGCAGAGGAAGACCCTTCACTCCGCCTGACATCAGATCACGAGCGAGAAAAAGTCGACCAAAGGCGCCGAGAAACGCGGGAACACCAACGAACAACAGCATGGCGGTGGGGTGAAAAGCCGCCATTCTCGCTTCGAGTCCGGCAGGCAGAACATGAAGCTGACTGGCGAGCGCGACAGCTCCGGCCAGTCCACCCACTGTCACTGACAGCGCGAGATAACCTGCAGCGGCGGCATAAGGAGACAGTCCGCTACGATGGTTGACCGATTGAGTTTGGGCAGGAGTCACAACGGCCATCAGCGTCCACGTCTCTCGTTCATCAGGGCTTTGATCCTGGTTCGTGACGGTCAGGCAAACTGACCATCCACGCAGTAAACCGGATCAGACTAACGGAAATTCCCGTCGATCAAAAGCGCTCTGTTACCCGCCGCGCAGCACGCAGACCTGCTTCCAGCGCGCCTCGGTTCAGGCGCGCATCCAGTCAGGCGACAACTTTTTCCTGGGTTTTCGACGCTTCGGCAGGCGTTACTTCATGCTCCAGCGTTACCAGCGTAAACAATCCTGCCGGAGGAACGGGTTCAATCCGGGCCCGTGCCAGATCTTCTGGAGGCAGAAGGGCTTCCATGGCGAAATCAGGATGCCAGCCGAGAGAGTGGGACGCACGGGCCATGCCACGTTCGATCACGCCACGCACACCGGTTGGGGCGAGGAAGTGATTCACGAACAGGATATAACCGCCGGGACGAACCACGCGCTTCAGCTCGGCCAGCAATTTGCGGGGATGAGGCACCACCGACGCCACGAACATCGCTACGGCGATATCGAACGAATCATCAGCGAAGCGCGTATCCTCGGCGTCCATCTCCAGCAGGGCGTCAACATTGCTGAGATGGTCACGGCGCACACGTTCACGCGCGCGGGCCAGCATATCGGACGACAGGTCGATACCGGTAATACGCTTGCTCGCCGTGTAATGCGGCAGGGCGAGGCCTGTACCGACCCCGACTTCCAGCACGCGGGAGCCCGGCAGGCGATTCACCGCTGCAACGGCTCTTTTGCGCCCGAAGGCGGAAATACCACCGAACACGGTGTCATAGACACCGGCCCAGCGCCGGTATGCAGCCCTGACAGCATCTGCATCCAGCGCTACACGAGGCCCGTGATTCTCCTCTTTATGGGAGACGCCTTCCGCTGCTTCACTGCGGACATCCTGCAAGACTTCGCTCATTACGCCCTATCTGCTGCCCAATGGTTGAACATTGAGACACGACCAGGGCATCGTAAAAACACGGTCGTGCTCAGTATTGTCGCGGCACATTGCCACACGAGACGGAAACGACCAAGCCCACGGAAGAAAGATGTCGGGCACAGTCCTCTTTTCGTCCCGTTACAAAAATATTTTTTTCAGATAGACAGCCATATTCTGCCTAATGCTGCCCGACCCGCACACCGACAGAAAAATGTGCTTCCGGATTCCAGCCACAGTTCAGCATTGTTTCGAACACCCTTTTTACAAAGGCCTCTTTCTCTTAATGTTATCGTGCCAAAGACATTCCTGCCCATGTCATACAGGCTGCAGCGCAGCCGATGGCAATGCATGATGTTACCGGAGAGAAGAGTTGAATATTTTCCTTATCCTCGCCTCAATAGTGATCTGGTCCATAATGCTCATATTTTACTGGCGCACCCCCATTTACCGGTGGCTCGACAATACGCTCGATCTGCAGCGTTTTCGTAAGGTCAACAAGGAAGAGAACAACTCCTGAGACTCTGCCATCTTTCACTCCGGCAACAGTCTTTTACTTCCGCAATCAGATGCGTCTCAGTCGGTGCCTTATGTCCATGACCGACTTGACTGCTGCGCAGCATCAAAGCATTCCTCGATCCAATATTTTACAAAACATTTCCATGCTCAGTTTTTACGTCTGAACACAGAATCCTTTGAGACAGGAAGCGCTTCTGTCAGGCGGACAGACGGCTTTCGATGCAATCCCACAACAGTCCTGCTGGATTGATGCCATCAAACCGCTCCAGTTCCTGTAGCCCTGTCGGCGATGTCACATTGATTTCTGTCAGCCAGTCACCGATCACGTCGATCCCCACAAAGATCAGTCCACGTTCTTTCAGCATCGGGCCAATGGCGTTGCAGATTTCGATATCGCGGGGTGTCAGGTCCACACGCTGCGCCACACCCCCAACATGCATGTTGGACCGCGCCTCCCCTTCCGCAGGAACGCGGTTGATCGCGCCTATGGGCTTACCATCAGCAAGGATGATCCGCTTGTCGCCCTTCCGCACTGCCGCTTCATAACGCTGGATCATGAGAGGCTCACGGGAGCGGGCAAAATGCATCTCAAGCAGGGCGTTGAGGTTCTGATCATCTTCACGAATACGGAAGACGCCACTGCCGCCATTACCGAACAACGGCTTGACGATGATGTCTTTCCACTTCTGTCGGAAAGCGCGGATTTCACCGACATCCCATGTCACCAGCGTCGGCGGCATAAGCTCAGGGTAATGTGTGACAAGCAGCTTTTCCGGCGAATCCCGCACAGAGCGTGGATCGTTGACGACCAGCGCCTTGCCCGGACCAACACCATGCACGTGCTCGAGCAGATGCG
Protein-coding regions in this window:
- a CDS encoding class I SAM-dependent methyltransferase; amino-acid sequence: MSEVLQDVRSEAAEGVSHKEENHGPRVALDADAVRAAYRRWAGVYDTVFGGISAFGRKRAVAAVNRLPGSRVLEVGVGTGLALPHYTASKRITGIDLSSDMLARARERVRRDHLSNVDALLEMDAEDTRFADDSFDIAVAMFVASVVPHPRKLLAELKRVVRPGGYILFVNHFLAPTGVRGVIERGMARASHSLGWHPDFAMEALLPPEDLARARIEPVPPAGLFTLVTLEHEVTPAEASKTQEKVVA
- the gshB gene encoding glutathione synthase, with protein sequence MRSGLDVAVQMDPLEGVDINGDSTFAMMLEAQARGYRLFVYGVESLALLEGGQGTKTRLTASVRPVTVRREKGNHATFGEAKRTDLSEMDVILMRQDPPFDMAYITATHLLEHVHGVGPGKALVVNDPRSVRDSPEKLLVTHYPELMPPTLVTWDVGEIRAFRQKWKDIIVKPLFGNGGSGVFRIREDDQNLNALLEMHFARSREPLMIQRYEAAVRKGDKRIILADGKPIGAINRVPAEGEARSNMHVGGVAQRVDLTPRDIEICNAIGPMLKERGLIFVGIDVIGDWLTEINVTSPTGLQELERFDGINPAGLLWDCIESRLSA
- a CDS encoding heme o synthase; translated protein: MSGATAEVRPARVRFDAARVGTNAKDWVQLLKPRVISLVVFTGAAGLYMAPGHMNPLMAAISILCICLASGAAGAINMWYDRDIDIIMQRTATRPIPGGRIPADETLAYGLGLSVFSVILMWLATNTLAAGILAFSIFFYAVIYTMWLKRSTPQNIVIGGAAGAFPPMIGWAAATGSMDVMPVVMFSIVFLWTPPHFWSLSLYACKDYGRAGIPMLPVVKGARHTRWNILAYTIILLAVSLVPSFMHLSGMLYTMTALALGLGFIACAVRVLLEKQDANGVSLNGDKAARISFRFSLAYLFLLFCGLLADHALTWWMS
- a CDS encoding heme-copper oxidase family protein encodes the protein MAVVTPAQTQSVNHRSGLSPYAAAAGYLALSVTVGGLAGAVALASQLHVLPAGLEARMAAFHPTAMLLFVGVPAFLGAFGRLFLARDLMSGGVKGLPLLDSGALTVMLLALLMFLSSVSQGDLFGMGLWSVGAILMSASTLAIICDSRAGAGIVAPRGQERVSGLMPFSLFVWTQLCATIGLLLVAPVLAAGATRELLGASDVMPHFEMPATLIVLVSAFGLAARVFDGIAPVGQKLKAGAVAVIATVAIGGPALWDRMAFVHADPACVQKVGTILAAVAAVAFAGIWIRALWRQAVTVRVAIDVPVLWVSGFFVLLAAGWMGSGVHTAVLNGAVFVLFGGFYAWLNDVTNGHYSRNSARAQFGLMFFGVLASDSNTGLGQALGGAAMAVSLGVLAFVLLNVLSAGKKAASGNVAMQEIRR
- a CDS encoding 2OG-Fe(II) oxygenase family protein, with protein sequence MTVAALNLDFAALAAKPIEQAPFPHVAVEHFIPQDELAVLQTSLPQITSGGSFPPEALALTPLMQNLITQLEGPKLREIIARKFDLNLDDAPTMLTIRGRTREKDGRIHCDSTAKRVTILLYLNPPSAAFGRQEGCLRLLNGPDDVENFAVEVPPVNGTLLVFPNGPTTWHGHRQYVGPRYTIQLNYMETGVKARSELRRHKLSALAKKLTFAA
- a CDS encoding lysylphosphatidylglycerol synthase domain-containing protein — translated: MKKLTILLTLLGLAAITAAMAWNGFDSVVAAVSRIGLVGFLLTILAQLAVDAVLGCAWYAAFPSMTYRHLMVARMIRDAASTCLPFSQLGGIVLGIRATSRHHAVETSSIEWPEAACANVVDITTEVLGQIVFILLAVTLLAVGSASNPLVKPVIIGALLLTAGATGFIWTQQRGGTAVKRTVRLLGKHIAGQWQTTVMDGAGTLQDWMERAWSHPGRISASAAIHLVGWICSAGVLWLTVYLMGASLSFPDAIAIEGVTCGLMSASFLVPAALGVQEGAYMTLGHAFGLDASLCLALSLLRRGREISIGIPMLVWWQYSEMRALKARTAKTEARPLPDRMPDALTDTTEG
- the rlmB gene encoding 23S rRNA (guanosine(2251)-2'-O)-methyltransferase RlmB, whose amino-acid sequence is MTTTCNPSYSSAMRTPRQSSPHSSRQAQPDSRDQGEARRGGPRHHGRNRQKPGGPYWIAGVHACQAALENPHRTVQRVLLSAEAQDDFTKRLSVPLPSYVERGDKARFTALLGAEAVHQGVAVLVEPLEAVAIEDALERPGPVLVLDQVTDPRNVGAILRSAAAFGASCVVMQDRNAPEEGAALAKAASGALEVVPLVRVVNLSRCLETLKQNDCWVVGLDAGGGRLEGSSLKGRRAALVLGSEGDGLRRLTRENCDEIAGLYMPGTMESLNVSVAAAIGLYELVRAA
- a CDS encoding glycosyltransferase family 87 protein, translating into MDRRPKRLKAALGRALLQADWLNRGRALAYCRILGVYGWGLFLSIIVVSHWGTDFEGQPICADFVSFWAASRQVLQGHVAEVYDSAKHHLVELSAFPGLSFGNFAFYYPPTFLLVCVPLALVPYRLSVALFLILTGTLFVRALRWLLPQRWALLPILAFPGLVIGVANGQNGLLTGSLFGWAMVLLAEHPFVAGLCLGGLVIKPQLLVAAPVVLLCARRWRAVAGGICSGLGLIAASWLAFGASGWNGFLRMSHEAQGAFSHGYVQSWKMQSVFAAAHLLHAPAWLAYGAQITAAVSALSLAGWLAAHLRRRVAELGERAVASGQVAVMIAAMPFCSPFLLDYDLACLAFPMGWLLLQAQRTGWWSGEKFVLFLAYIYLLGARLFAELTHVGPTPIICAALLCVLARRIAPDKWSDLKRIILSKTTRLSRRHLETAPVATRGNGGVQA
- a CDS encoding prephenate/arogenate dehydrogenase family protein; its protein translation is MPVTDSSDAPTPLFDTLVVIGPGLIGASVLHRARRDRTIARRLIAVDINPAFRERVRELGIADEVTGDAAAAVADADCVMLCVPVGAMGEVAATVIPAMKPGAILTDTGSTKVAVIEAIRPFLRPDVPYVPAHPMAGTEYSGPDAGFATLFDNRWCLLTPLPDNAPDSVEAITTLWQLCGARTRDMTPEHHDRVCAIVSHLPHLLAFTICGTADDLADETRSEVLEFAASGFRDFTRIAASDPIMWRDIFLSNREAILEMLSRFLEDAQAMARAIRWGDSDYIVDRIERGRSIRRSLLENRQA